The genomic interval AAAATGCCAGTCGCCATGCTGGTTGACCTCGGCGGCGGTCAATGACGATATCACGCTGGTAACCAAGACCGAGATCGCGCTCATTAGCAAAACCGCCAAAAAAATACCTACCGAAGTAGTCAATGTTCTTAATTTGTTTTTGATTAACGAGCGTAACGCCAGTAACGGGCAAATATTCAATTTGCGGTATCCTCTACTATTTTTCCATCTGAAAGCCTGATAATCCTATGCGCCCTGCTTGCGATTTTGGGGTCGTGCGTAACCAGCAATATAGTCTGGGTTAATTCTTTGTTCATCTTTTCCAAAAGCGCTATGATATCGTCGCTGTTTTTTGTGTCCAAATTGCCCGTAGGCTCGTCGGCTAAAACTATAGCGGGCTCAAAAAACAGCGCTCTGCCTATGGCGGCGCGCTGCTGCTGCCCGCCCGAGAGCTGATTGGGAAGATGGGATTTGCGGTCGGTCAAACCCAGCATATCAAGAAGTTTTGCCATCCATTGCTTATCTACTTTTTTCTTGTCAAGCAAAACGGGCAAAGATATATTTTCTTCTACCGTCAAAATCGGAATCAAATTATAAAATTGATAGACAAAACCTATTTGCCTTCGTCTAAATTTGGCTACTTCGTCGCCTTTTAGGGAAAAAATATTAATGCCGTTTAAAAAAACGCTGCCTTCGTTGGGCGCATCCAGCCCCGCTATAAGATGCAAAAGGGTTGATTTGCCTGAACCAGAGGGGCCCATTATGGCCAAAAACTCGCCTTTTTTAACAGAAAAAGAAACATGGTCAAGCGCCACGACTTTGGCGTCTTGGGCGCCATAAATTTTTGTTAAATTTTTTACTTTTAAGATTTCCATTGGTTTATTATTTTTTATAGTTTTTATCGTATTTTGATTGATACCGTTTTTTGTCCCAGCTTGGCAGGGCTTTTGATAGAAACTCCTAAAAGCCCGATTATCAATACGAACAGAAAAAGAGCTTTTATTTTTCTCATTATCCCCCCCTCCGATATTATTATAGTATAGATACAATTATAGTTAATAAAAATGATTTGTCAATATATTTCACAAAATTGACTTTAATATTTTTTTCTATAAAATTATATAAATTTTTATTTTTTTGCTTGAAAATGATGAAAAAAAAGAAAAATACGCCTAAAAATATGAATTATTAAAAAGCGTTTATTAAATCATCTTTAATTAAGATAGTATGAATCAATATAAAAACCAATTAAGTTTTTAAATATAGGCTTAAAATGACCCAATTTTTGACTTAAATTGCTATATTTGGTAAAATAAATCTAATAAATAGAGAGAGGAAAACGATGAAAGAAAAATTAGAATGCCCAATTTGCGGCGAGCCAACAAGAGTGTATATGGGCAACGCAAGAAAGGACAGGCTTTGCGGAAAGCATGCCGATTTGTTAAAATCGGGCGATATTTACATAAAAGACGAGAATTTGTTTGCGGATTCAAAAACCAATATAATCTTAAATAAAGATTATAAATATACCGAATTGCCCGCAGAGGGTTTTAATAATTGCGTTATATGCAATGAAAAAACCGAAGGATACGCTTTTTGTAAAGATTGTTTCAAAAAATCCACAAAAGAAGAATTGCTAAATACCTTAAATACTAAAAAAGCATCGCTAGCAGAGCAAAAAAGCAGTCAAGACGATTTAGCAAGCGAAGAAAACGCGGTTGTAATAATTAATGAAAAAAATAAATCCAGGTGCATAACTTGCGGCAAAGGCACGGACGGGCTACTTTTTTGTCCATCATGCTACTACAAATTCAAGGACAAACAATTGCTGTTTAAAATAACCAATTGTTCTCATGTGGAGTTGTTAGACGAAGATTATGAGGGCAGATATACTTGCAAGGACGGGCATGTGGTAAAAAGCAAGTCCGAAAGGGATATTGACAATTATCTATTTGAACATAATATACCGCATGGGTATGAAAAAGAATTGCCGTATGGCTCGGGCGAAAAAGAAGTTTTGCATCCTGATTTTTTTCTTCCTAATTATTTAGGTCAAGGCAAGCATGTTTATATTGAGCATTGGGGCTACAACGAAAATAATATTCAATATATAAAGACAAAAAAATTTAAAATGCCAATTTATAAAAAGTTAGGAATAACTCTTATTTGCACATACGAAAAATCAGACTCGGGCAAAATTGATAGCGCGCTGGACAGGAAATTAAACAAAAACTTTATAAAAGAAAACGAGATTAACTTTGAAGAATAAAAAATCGCGCTAAAACCCAAAAAACAAAAAAACGCCGCCAACGGGTTTTATATTTTTGGCGGCGATTTTTTATAGACAATTAATGGATTTTCGCTAAGGTCAATCATGCCTTTGGTTTTCTTATAAACCTTATCTATAAATCGTGGGCTTAGTTTTACGACAAACAAAGCGTCTTTTATCTTTTTGATAACGGCGTATTTAAGGGAAACCGATATCGCCGTTCTAAAGCGCTTAGCTTTGTCAAGGTAAACGCCTATCCTGACTTTGTCGTCTTTTATGAAACTGCCGTCTTCGTGCTGCCAACACTCAATAGGCGGGTCTATATCTTGCCAAGCGTCTTTGGGTTTTTTTCGCATATTAAGTCTTTCTATAAGTTGTTTTTCTATATTTAACACATCGGGGAATATTAGTCCATTTTTGCCCTGCTTTGTCAAAGCCCTGTGAAGATTTAAAACAAATTTTGACGTTGGCGCAAGTTTTTTCTCAAAAAGAGTTTCAACCCGCACGGGCTCGCCGTTGACGCAATATATTCTGTCAATATATTCTTCCGTCGCGGGACAAATGTTTTGCAATAAAAAGGCGCGCTCTTGCCCAAAAATATTGCCAAACATTATCGTGTCGCATCTGCCGTATCTTTTTAAGGCTTTATTGTAAATTGTCCGATATTTATCAATTTGCGAAGACACGGGCGCCAGCCACATTATATCTGACTTTTCGTAAAACACGAAAAAGAACGGTCGGCTTATCCTGCCGTCGGGATGCGTTTTTTCGCGCAAAAGGTTTTTATCGGGAAAATCTTCGTAGTATTTAGCTTTTAAAAAAACGAATTTGCCTTTATATTTTTTAAAAGACATGCAATTTCCCCCTCCCAAAAAAATTTGGACCCTCATTAGAGCCCAAAATTATAAATCTAGTAACAATATAAGCCTGGCCATTTATTAGACGCGTGCCAGGGAGCGACAAATATTTCGAGCTCAGCAATTTGTTAGACGCATACTGAGAAGCGACAAAGATTTAGTGCATATATTATATCATCTTTTACAAAAAAATTCAACAGGCATATTTAAAGCGCGTTTAGGCTTTTTTTGTGTTATTGCGGTTGCTTGCATATCTTATTTTATGTTTATCTTGCGTATCTTGTTATCATATTGCCAAGATTCCTATATAAATCTGTTTCATAAGATTTTTTGGTTTATTGGGATTTGCGGGCTATGGCATTTTATATTATATAGCATAAGATTATGTTATAATTAGATATATATGCTTTTGATTAACATACTAAATTAAGGATATGGCAATGGATAAAGATAAT from Clostridiales bacterium carries:
- a CDS encoding ABC transporter ATP-binding protein yields the protein MEILKVKNLTKIYGAQDAKVVALDHVSFSVKKGEFLAIMGPSGSGKSTLLHLIAGLDAPNEGSVFLNGINIFSLKGDEVAKFRRRQIGFVYQFYNLIPILTVEENISLPVLLDKKKVDKQWMAKLLDMLGLTDRKSHLPNQLSGGQQQRAAIGRALFFEPAIVLADEPTGNLDTKNSDDIIALLEKMNKELTQTILLVTHDPKIASRAHRIIRLSDGKIVEDTAN